One stretch of Asterias rubens chromosome 8, eAstRub1.3, whole genome shotgun sequence DNA includes these proteins:
- the LOC117293238 gene encoding CREB-binding protein-like isoform X2 codes for MADLEGPPNKRAKLSVPISTPSNERTELLQLLDLEGQLPDDLIGPSSNNASSLSVGVSMGSGNPTNGTNSTSSTVNADAHSDMMQKNKQLSKLLQFPSRTVGSPPTATSTASGNSPKPNQVSGSPVLGGVSTSLPNNLMATSSPSMSMGSMLSHGQTLGVRTMANATSASMANTLVTFSTASFSSSTQLNTSANSPGNIISSANQVMNGPFSINSANNSMGVRNTVTNTSAMTNSQNLLASGTMPQSSQAPMLGNLTSINQQNTLQKIVRPSSTPPVGQPSLNNPFQVTTISTPSLNLNVMSTYIPTSATTTFSGGMLDNLNLPNVNMTPNLANNLSASLPGNLPGNLPGNLPGNLPGNLPGNLPGNLPGNLQNMSGSMHGNMVGGFNRDAAAAAAAINASGNLPGNIAGGNLPTSLPSNITSNVAGNMAGNLNMNISGGLTMGGVASGPQQAIAGAQPAAAGGTQTSPGDLGKRKLIQQQLVLLLHAHKCQRRENQANGENKQCSLPHCRTMKNVLNHMTNCQEGKSCQVAHCASSRQIITHWKNCTRNDCPVCLPLKHASDRRHEKLLHSAMAGPLPGSTALSTTIDQNSMQRAYQALGIPYNTKNQTRPPGMPHNLKTSGNVPGTFTGPLNTSSAQQTDAMAQALANSNFTPGVNASGNSSHNIGIAMPITGNTQPWQQYVTQDLRNHLVFKLVQAIFPSPDPQAMKDKRMGNLVAYARKVEKDMYEQASSREEYYHLLAEKIYKIQKELEEKRQKRMQETGGSAAAGGVPTTAAGALAQLQQQQQQQQQSPRLPTQNGPLSVAPATPAPPSVGPPSVPSMPTPPPSVAPSQQQNQAQTNQNPFLNLPPLPSAAKQPAPNKGMQALTSKPQQQQQQQQQQQLQQQQQQQPPQSQQQTQVQQPQATVGNQGGKLQNNSNPLPQASIGPTPVATPQTPAVPQLTPTSNSNGTTEPPLTDGKSQPVSLGKQPPSAEQVTQPPSESITPAATPQPVKQETAPTPKGGKKTPAPGSIESVVKQESAEGNPYTCGYSSKPDSMGGGKGSGKGGGTGTIVIKKEPADDKLETEAGQSSNDASSKQAVKTEPTKAPRSKKIFKPDELRQALMPTLEKLYRQNPESLPFQQPVDPKTLQIPDYFDIVRQPMDLSTIKHKLDTGVYQNPWQYVDDVWLMLENAWLYNRKTSRVYKYCSKLAEVFEGEIDPVMQMLGYCCGHKFVFHPQVLCCYGKQLCTIPRDNVYWSYQNRYHFCEKCFNEIEGDSVTLGDDPTQSQTFWWMGKDQRFSSSSKHLASTIKKENFVKMKNDNLDPEPFVDCLECGRKLHVICVLNNDIIWPEGFVCDGCRKAKIIKKKENKYTAKKLPTSKLGTHLENRVNKFLQCRNTGAGEVTIRVLSSSEKTVEVKPGMRNRFGDDLPETFPYRAKALFAFEEIDGTDVCFFGMHVQEYGSECLRPNQRRVYISYLDSVHFFQPRAYRTAVYHEILIGYLDYCKLLGYEWAHIWACPPSEGDDYIFHCHPPEQKIPKPKRLQEWYRKMLDKSVTDKVVVDFKDILKSAMDDGITCATELPYFEGDFWPNVLEESIKELDQEEEERQKAAEKAAAASTGEEQTLPIGSKKSQKKCKKNNKSKSSSNRKNNKKTNFPQQGSDLSQKIFSTMEKHREVFFVIRLVPNTGVNQEPIQDPDPMISCDLMDGRDAFLTLAREKHYEFSSLRRAKYSTMCMLCELHNQGQDRFVYTCNECKHHVETRYHCTVCDDYDLCSNCYRKIGHKHKMEKWGLELDVESNSGASRNPQEARRLSIQRCIQSLVHACQCRDANCRLPSCQKMKRVVQHTKICKRKTNGECPICKQLIALCCYHAKHCQEQKCMVPFCLNIKHKLKQQQLTHRLQQAQLLRRRMATMARVNPHTSTTGANPVQQHAARPPQAAAVPTQPQGGMKPQNNAIGPPPAAIQAAKQVQEAAAKVALTNPPMVPQQQPQRTVSPSQGQARGVKPMTLPNQLGQVNPMPPPQLSHLHVTKSSMPNTGASAGQMMPPMDQWNQFGNQVQQQTVPVNVNSMQGMQNIPNMQNVPNIQNIAGGLGMQNMSGNVGVVQPQQVSPGNIGQQGQVRANSFPPQALQQLLQTLKSPHTHQQQKQVLHILKSNPQLMAAFIKQRTQLQQQQQAAQAQQQQQQQQQQQQQQQQQQQQQPPQPGQPQPAGQPAGNQQQLFNQQQWIQQQQRRQLRQFQQQQQQQQQQQQQVQQQQQQQQQVQPPFQQPQNMHGTLPAFNQAIALQQQQRRNAMAQQGAGTQLLPQQMQQLQQQQQLQQQQHLQQLQQQQQLQQQQQLQQQQQQQNPGDSMVNIQYQKLLQQQQLQKQQMLANQNQAGVQQQGMLPNQTTMQQVRSPQTANTLVQVRSPNPNPSPRPPPTPSPRMHSAQQSPRPMPQMHSPHPGKPEPMQTDQPMLSQNPLQHGTMAQMNSPANAATLNQDDLDMTPLDPQDQLTRYVETL; via the exons ATGGCCGACCTGGAAGGTCCGCCGAACAAGAGAGCGAAGCTGTCGGTGCCGATTTCGACGCCCAGCAATGAAAGAACAG AGCTTTTGCAGTTACTGGATCTGGAAGGCCAGTTGCCTGATGATCTGATCGGGCCAAGCTCCAACAATGCTAGCTCACTCTCAGTCGGAGTATCGATGGGGTCTGGCAATCCAACCAATGGAACCAACTCAACGTCATCCACAGTCAATGCAGACGCCCACTCTGATATGATGCAAAAGAACAAGCAGCTCTCCAAGCTTCTTCAGTTCCCGTCGAGAACTGTCGGAAGCCCTCCCACGGCCACCAGCACGGCTAGCGGCAACAGCCCTAAGCCAAACCAGGTCAGTGGAAGTCCCGTGCTCGGCGGAGTCAGCACCTCGTTGCCGAATAATCTGATGGCGACCAGCTCCCCGAGCATGTCCATGGGATCCATGCTGAGCCATGGTCAAACTCTAGGCGTTAGGACAATGGCTAATGCTACCAGCGCCAGTATGGCCAACACCTTGGTCACTTTCTCGACGGCCTCTTTCTCCTCATCCACCCAGCTGAATACGAGTGCAAACTCACCGGGCAACATCATCTCCAGTGCAAACCAAGTGATGAACGGACCCTTTTCTATAAATAGTGCAAATAATTCAATGGGGGTTCGGAACACTGTGACAAACACTTCCGCCATGACCAATTCTCAAAACCTCCTCGCCTCTGGGACAATGCCCCAGTCCTCGCAGGCACCGATGCTTGGCAATTtgacatcaatcaatcaacaaaacaCCCTGCAGAAG ATCGTACGGCCATCAAGCACTCCGCCTGTTGGCCAGCCCAGCCTAAACAACCCTTTCCAAGTGAccaccatctcaactccctctCTGAACCTGAACGTCATGTCCACGTACATACCCACCTCTGCAACAACAACTTTTTCAGGGGGTATGTTGGATAACCTCAACCTGCCGAACGTTAACATGACACCGAACCTCGCCAACAACCTGTCAGCGAGCCTGCCCGGGAACCTGCCGGGGAACCTGCCGGGGAACCTACCGGGGAACCTCCCTGGGAATCTGCCGGGGAACCTTCCGGGGAACCTTCCAGGGAACCTTCAGAACATGTCCGGCAGCATGCACGGCAATATGGTGGGCGGCTTCAACAGGGATGCCGCTGCTGCTGCAGCCGCGATAAACGCTTCAGGGAACTTGCCAGGAAACATTGCCGGTGGTAATCTCCCAACCAGTCTGCCTTCCAACATCACCAGCAACGTGGCCGGTAACATGGCAGGCAACCTCAATATGAATATATCAGGGGGCCTGACAATG GGAGGTGTAGCTTCAGGTCCTCAACAGGCAATAGCTGGTGCCCAGCCTGCGGCTGCAGGTGGAACCCAGACCTCCCCGGGCGACCTTGGTAAGCGGAAGCTCATTCAGCAGCAGTTGGTGCTACTGCTGCACGCCCACAAGTGCCAGCGACGGGAGAACCAGGCTAACGGGGAGAACAAGCAGTGCTCCCTACCCCATTGCCGCACCATGAAGAACGTTCTCAACCACATGACAAATTGCCAAGAGGGCAAGTCTTGCCAAG TTGCCCACTGTGCCTCGTCAAGGCAAATAATTACTCACTGGAAGAACTGCACAAGGAACGATTGCCCAGTCTGCCTACCGCTCAAGCATGCATCTGACCGACGACATG AGAAATTATTGCATAGTGCCATGGCCGGTCCTCTGCCTGGTTCCACTGCACTGTCGACAACCATTGATCAGAACTCAATGCAGAGGGCCTACCAGGCCCTGGGCATCCCTTACAACACCAAGAATCAGACCAGGCCACCAGGGATGCCTCATAATCTAA AAACCTCGGGTAATGTGCCAGGTACTTTCACTGGGCCACTGAACACCAGCAGCGCCCAGCAGACTGATGCCATGGCGCAGGCACTGGCCAACTCCAACTTCACGCCGGGAGTCAACGCCAGTGGCAACAGTAGCCACAACATCGGCATTGCCATGCCGATTACCGGTAACACGCAACCGTGGCAGCAGTATGTCACCCAGGATCTGAGGAATCACCTTGTCTTTAAGCT AGTTCAAGCAATATTTCCATCACCGGACCCCCAGGCCATGAAAGACAAGCGAATGGGAAATCTAGTTGCGTATGCCCGCAAAGTAGAAAAGGACATGTACGAGCAAGCAAGCAGCAGG GAGGAGTATTATCACCTCCTGGCCGAGAAGATCTACAAGATCCAGAAGGAGCTTGAGGAAAAGAGGCAGAAGAGGATGCAGGAGACGGGAGGCAGTGCCGCAGCTGGCGGTGTGCCAACGACTGCAGCAGGAGCCCTGGCCCAactgcagcagcagcaacagcagcagcagcagtcgCCGCGACTTCCTACTCAGA ATGGCCCGTTAAGTGTTGCCCCAGCCACCCCTGCACCGCCGTCCGTTGGCCCTCCTTCGGTTCCCTCTATGCCAACACCCCCACCTAGCGTGGCCCCTAGTCAGCAGCAGAATCAAGCTCAGACCAACCAGAACCCATTCCTCAACTTACCCCCACTGCCCAGTGCCGCCAAGCAGCCAGCCCCCAACAAGGGCATGCAGGCCTTGACGTCAAAAccacaacagcagcagcagcagcagcagcagcaacagcttcaacagcagcagcaacagcaaccaCCCCAGTCGCAGCAGCAGACACAGGTGCAGCAGCCTCAGGCCACGGTCGGGAACCAGGGTGGGAAGCTACAGAACAACAGTAATCCATTACCACAG GCGAGTATTGGCCCAACCCCGGTCGCCACGCCACAAACCCCCGCTGTACCCCAGCTGACGCCCACATCCAACAGCAATGGCACAACAGAGCCTCCATTGACGGACGGCAAATCTCAG CCTGTAAGTCTAGGCAAGCAGCCCCCGTCTGCAGAGCAGGTCACCCAGCCACCATCTGAATCCATCACGCCTGCCGCCACGCCTCAGCCTGTTAAGCAAGAAACAGCTCCCACCCCCAAAGGGGGGAAGAAAACGCCAGCACCCGGCAGCATCGAATCAGTTGTCAAGCAAGAGTCTGCAGAGGGAAATCCGTATACTTGCGGGTACAGCTCCAAGCCTGATAGCATGGGCGGAGGAAAGGGCTCAGGCAAAGGAGGGGGGACGGGGACGATTGTCATCAAGAAGGAACCCGCTGACGACAAGTTGGAGACGGAGGCGGGTCAGTCTAGCAATGATGCCTCGTCGAAGCAAGCTGTCAAGACGGAACCGACAAAGGCGCCAAGGTCAAAGAAGA TTTTCAAGCCGGACGAACTCCGGCAAGCCTTGATGCCTACGCTGGAGAAGTTGTATCGACAGAATCCAGAGTCCTTGCCGTTCCAGCAACCTGTCGATCCCAAAACGTTACAGATACCG GACTACTTCGACATCGTGCGGCAGCCCATGGACCTCTCCACCATCAAGCACAAATTGGACACAGGCGTCTACCAGAACCCCTGGCAGTACGTGGATGACGTGTGGCTGATGCTGGAGAACGCCTGGCTGTACAATCGCAAGACGTCCCGGGTCTACAAATACTGCTCCAAGCTGGCTGAGGTATTTGAGGGTGAGATTGACCCCGTCATGCAGATGTTGGGATATTGCTGCGGACACAAG tTTGTATTCCATCCCCAAGTGCTTTGCTGTTACGGCAAACAGCTTTGTACGATCCCACGGGACAATGTGTATTGGAGCTACCAGAACAG GTATCATTTCTGTGAAAAGTGCTTCAATGAAATTGAGGGTGACTCGGTGACATTGGGTGATGATCCGACGCAGTCACAGAC GTTCTGGTGGATGGGAAAAGATCAGAGATTCTCCTCCTCCTCTAAGCATCTTGCAAG TACTATCAAGAAGGAGAACTTTGTGAAGATGAAAAACGACAACCTTGATCCTGAGCC GTTTGTGGACTGCTTAGAGTGTGGTAGAAAGCTCCACGTCATCTGTGTTCTGAACAATGACATCATTTGGCCAGAAGG CTTCGTTTGTGACGGCTGTCGGAAAGCCAAAATCATCAAGAAGAAGGAGAACAAGTATACGGCTAAAA AGCTTCCAACATCAAAGCTTGGTACGCACTTAGAAAACAGAGTGAACAAGTTCTTGCAGTGTCGCAACACAGGTGCAGGGGAGGTGACAATCAGGGTGCTGTCCAGCTCGGAAAAGACGGTAGAAGTCAAGCCGGGAATGAGGAACCG GTTTGGAGACGATTTACCGGAAACGTTTCCATATCGAGCGAAAGCTTTGTTTGCCTTTGAGGAGATAGACGGAACAGACGTGTGTTTTTTCGGCATGCATGTTCAGGAGTATGGTTCGGAGTGTCTCAGGCCAAATCAGAG GCGTGTGTATATATCTTATTTAGACAGCGTTCACTTCTTCCAGCCTCGAGCATACCGTACCGCAGTATACCATGAAATCCTTATCGGCTACCTTGACTATTGCAAGTTACTAGG GTATGAATGGGCACATATCTGGGCGTGTCCACCCAGCGAAGGGGATGACTACATCTTTCATTGTCATCCTCCGGAGCAGAAAATCCCCAAACCCAAAAGGCTGCAGGAGTGGTATCGGAAGATGCTGGACAAGTCTGTCACTGATAAAGTCGTTGTAGACTTTAAG GATATCCTCAAGTCGGCGATGGATGATGGAATAACGTGTGCGACGGAGCTGCCCTACTTCGAGGGTGACTTCTGGCCTAATGTCTTAGAGGAGAGTATTAAGGAGCTGGATCAAGAGGAGGAGGAGAGACAGAAAGCTGCCGAGAAAGCAGCCGCGGCCAGCACAGGAGAGGAG CAAACGCTCCCGATTGGCAGTAAGAAGTCTCAGAAGAAgtgcaagaaaaacaacaagagCAAGAGTAGCAGTAACCGCAAGAACAACAAGAAGACTAACTTTCCACAGCAGGGCAGCGACTTATCGCAAAAGATCTTCTCTACGATGGAGAAACATCGAGag GTTTTCTTTGTCATCCGGCTGGTGCCGAACACCGGCGTCAATCAGGAACCCATCCAGGACCCCGACCCCATGATCTCTTGCGACTTGATGGACGGGCGAGACGCTTTCCTGACGCTGGCGCGGGAGAAGCATTACGAGTTCTCCTCCCTACGACGGGCTAAGTACTCCACCATGTGTATGCTCTGTGAGCTGCACAACCAGGGCCAGGACCGCTTTGTGTATACATGCAACGAGTGCAAGCATCATGTGGAGACTAGATATCATTGCACTGTTTGTGAT GACTATGACTTGTGCAGTAACTGCTACCGGAAGATTGGTCACAAACACAAGATGGAGAAGTGGGGACTTGAGCTTGACGTGGAGTCCAACAGCGGGGCGTCGCGTAACCCACAGGAGGCTCGCCGCTTGTCCATCCAGCGCTGCATCCAGAGTCTGGTCCACGCTTGCCAGTGTCGCGATGCCAACTGTCGTCTGCCGAGCTGCCAGAAGATGAAACGAGTGGTGCAGCAcaccaaaatatgcaaaagaaaGACCAACGGGGAGTGCCCCATATGCAAGCAGCTCATTGCATTGTGTTGCTACCACGCCAAGCACTGCCAGGAGCAGAAATGCATGGTGCCATTCTGTCTGAACATCAAACATAAACTGAAGCAGCAGCAGCTGACACACAGACTGCAGCAGGCGCAGCTGCTGCGTAGGCGAATGGCCACCATGGCGAGGGTGAACCCACATACTTCCACCACCGGTGCCAATCCCGTACAGCAGCATGCTGCACGGCCTCCGCAAGCTGCAGCAGTGCCAACTCAGCCGCAAGGAGGCATGAAACCTCAGAACAATGCCATTGGGCCACCCCCTGCCGCCATACAGGCAGCTAAGCAGGTGCAGGAGGCTGCGGCCAAAGTGGCCCTAACTAATCCCCCCATGGTGCCCCAACAACAACCCCAAAGAACTGTGTCACCCTCTCAGGGTCAGGCAAGGGGGGTGAAGCCCATGACGTTACCGAACCAACTTGGACAGGTGAATCCCATGCCACCGCCGCAGTTGAGTCACCTGCATGTCACCAAGTCGTCCATGCCAAATACGGGAGCCTCTGCTGGCCAGATGATGCCTCCTATGGACCAGTGGAATCAGTTTGGTAACCAAGTTCAACAGCAAACTGTTCCTGTCAATGTGAACAGTATGCAAGGCATGCAGAACATTCCCAATATGCAAAATGTGCCAAACATTCAGAACATTGCGGGGGGACTGGGCATGCAGAACATGTCTGGCAATGTCGGAGTTGTGCAACCGCAACAGGTGAGCCCTGGCAACATTGGGCAGCAGGGTCAAGTTCGCGCCAATAGTTTCCCACCTCAGGCACTCCAGCAGCTGCTACAAACACTGAAGTCGCCACATACACATCAACAACAGAAGCAGGTCTTGCACATATTAAAATCTAACCCGCAGCTCATGGCAGCTTTTATTAAGCAGCGCACACagctgcaacaacaacaacaagcagCTCAGgcacagcagcagcaacaacaacaacaacaacaacagcagcagcagcagcagcagcaacaacagcagccgCCACAGCCTGGGCAACCACAGCCAGCTGGCCAACCAGCTGGTAACCAGCAGCAGTTATTCAATCAGCAACAATGGATACAGCAACAGCAAAGGAGACAGTTGAGGCAATtccaacaacagcagcaacagcagcagcagcaacagcagcaagtccaacaacagcagcagcagcagcagcaggtTCAGCCACCATTCCAGCAGCCACAGAATATGCATGGAACACTTCCAGCTTTCAATCAGGCCATTGCCTTGCAGCAGCAGCAAAGGCGGAATGCCATGGCCCAGCAAGGAGCTGGAACGCAGCTTCTGCCGCAGCAAATGCAGCAACttcaacaacagcagcagctgCAACAGCAGCAACACCTCCAAcagctgcagcagcagcagcagttgcagcagcaacagcagctgcagcagcagcagcaacaacaaaatccGGGTGACTCCATGGTAAACATACAGTATCAGA